One genomic segment of Candidatus Methylacidiphilales bacterium includes these proteins:
- a CDS encoding rhomboid family intramembrane serine protease, producing the protein MVQNLIILNGVFFLLQSAVPEVNLDPLALQMVCYPSHCFITFSMLWQLFTYSLLHGGIFHFAFNMYSLWLFGNHCETYYGSAFFIVTYLVSVVIAGMLHIAIAIFLNQSTIVIGASGGVFGVLLLFGFTFPRLELQLLFPPIKLSAKTLVIVYGVLELLFGVGNIFSSVAHFAHLGGLLGGYLCYRFRTTLLQLLFTLKKR; encoded by the coding sequence ATGGTACAAAATCTTATTATCCTCAATGGCGTTTTTTTTCTCTTACAGTCAGCCGTACCAGAAGTAAACCTCGACCCCCTTGCACTACAGATGGTCTGTTATCCTTCACATTGCTTTATTACTTTTTCAATGTTGTGGCAACTCTTCACCTATAGTTTATTGCATGGAGGTATTTTTCATTTTGCCTTTAATATGTACTCACTATGGTTGTTTGGGAATCACTGCGAAACTTATTATGGCAGTGCTTTTTTTATAGTTACATATCTGGTCAGTGTTGTTATTGCAGGAATGCTACATATTGCTATAGCGATTTTTCTCAATCAAAGCACCATAGTTATCGGCGCCTCAGGTGGAGTGTTTGGGGTGTTGCTTTTGTTTGGCTTTACTTTTCCTAGATTAGAACTACAGTTATTGTTTCCACCGATTAAACTATCTGCAAAGACTCTAGTGATAGTGTATGGAGTATTAGAATTATTATTCGGTGTTGGCAATATTTTTTCCAGCGTTGCTCATTTTGCCCATCTTGGTGGATTATTGGGCGGGTATCTTTGTTATCGTTTTCGCACTACCTTGCTCCAACTACTATTTACATTGAAAAAAAGGTAA
- a CDS encoding DUF3458 domain-containing protein translates to MASLKDYKPYDWHLKHVDLDFTFDYKLPDQSSPYPATLVTGTLRLEKKNKSEFIFLDGESLALVSLLINGQSYMQQEILFLEESEVTQIKIKEQGVIVTPKGMHIYCNSERCTITSKVLIYPDANVALMGLYRSGAFLVTQCEAEGLRNITYCLDRPDVLATYATTLRGLVENYRWMVANGNKKYDSVVELNNQNYREVTYFDPHPKPSYLFALIAGNVERVTTTYTSCEETDTPVHFYCEPHLVAQTSIALQVLQDAMRWDELRYKRFYDLKEFHVAAVEHFYIKAMENKGLNIFSVDTALADARLTSDEEYQFLKAMIGHEYFHNWTGNRITCRDWFQLTVKEGLTTFRENQCVEEINPIGIERISMVEFIKHEQFLEDATGLAHPPRPHQYDTIDNYYTATIYDKGSEIIRMIYQYLGDELFVKGMQRYFQSCDGKAVTVEDYLLAMTHGANKSVKNFIRWYTQAGTPELTFSTSYDKKSSEYRISITQNHPAIFKHPLASYGKAKLLPIPIQISLYLENDLSKPIGEKKLLLTTKSKTVALPSMPESGVIPTFQNGLYAPVLVKYEYSLNQLKTLTDHQDLVVSRDAMERIFTLACTPDPLERPPAPALVTCLSDAIHRSIERASHEVTLWGHCGFLIAPMHESALIFSAQQLCDPCTILEQRKKVLQFVAAEIFDSALKLYSAVNIPIPVSEQFTMRAIQSRVLKSVVLQYIAIHDPSMAESLVRQLYQNSESMTDKVTALSVCTMDGVSESTREELFSLFINQYSHHAPARYRLMHVQTQRHEFNPSTDFKIITANPQLHWDEKNPSCLEAVYVNFHNANFSAFHSLDSSGYQAIFSFAAYLDEKNPQMAALLFRQCLIYPKLTDQCKSKIASALTAACSGKKLSVNAKEIIRLLYDLQV, encoded by the coding sequence ATGGCTTCCTTAAAAGATTACAAACCATATGATTGGCACTTAAAGCATGTTGATTTAGATTTTACCTTTGATTATAAACTCCCTGACCAGTCTTCACCGTATCCAGCCACCTTAGTGACCGGAACACTGAGATTAGAAAAGAAAAATAAATCAGAATTTATTTTTCTTGATGGGGAATCGCTTGCATTAGTCTCTCTCCTCATCAATGGCCAGAGCTACATGCAACAAGAAATTTTATTTCTAGAAGAGTCAGAAGTAACTCAGATTAAAATTAAAGAGCAGGGAGTTATTGTTACTCCAAAAGGTATGCACATATACTGTAATTCAGAGCGGTGTACAATTACTTCTAAGGTTTTAATTTATCCGGATGCAAATGTCGCGTTAATGGGATTGTATCGCTCTGGTGCTTTTTTAGTAACCCAATGTGAGGCAGAGGGACTGCGTAACATAACCTATTGTTTAGATCGGCCAGATGTGTTAGCTACCTACGCTACCACGCTGCGTGGATTGGTGGAAAATTATCGCTGGATGGTTGCTAATGGTAATAAAAAATATGATTCTGTAGTGGAACTTAATAATCAAAATTATCGTGAAGTTACCTATTTTGATCCACACCCGAAGCCAAGTTATCTTTTTGCCCTCATTGCCGGAAATGTTGAGCGAGTTACCACTACCTATACTAGTTGCGAAGAGACTGACACCCCAGTACATTTTTATTGTGAACCGCACCTGGTCGCTCAGACCAGCATCGCACTGCAAGTATTACAAGACGCTATGCGTTGGGATGAATTACGCTATAAAAGATTTTATGATTTGAAAGAGTTTCACGTAGCTGCAGTTGAACATTTCTACATTAAAGCTATGGAAAATAAAGGCTTGAATATTTTTAGTGTAGATACTGCGTTAGCAGATGCCAGACTTACCTCTGACGAAGAGTATCAATTTCTAAAAGCGATGATTGGACATGAGTATTTTCATAATTGGACAGGAAACAGAATAACTTGTCGTGATTGGTTTCAGTTAACCGTGAAAGAAGGATTAACCACCTTTCGCGAAAACCAGTGTGTAGAAGAAATAAACCCTATAGGCATTGAGCGAATTAGCATGGTTGAATTCATCAAACATGAACAATTCTTAGAAGATGCCACAGGACTCGCTCACCCACCTCGCCCACACCAGTATGATACGATTGATAATTATTACACTGCTACTATTTATGATAAAGGTAGTGAAATTATTAGAATGATATATCAGTATCTAGGCGATGAATTATTTGTAAAAGGAATGCAAAGATATTTTCAAAGTTGTGATGGCAAGGCAGTTACGGTAGAAGATTATTTACTGGCAATGACCCATGGTGCGAATAAGTCAGTAAAAAATTTTATTCGCTGGTATACCCAAGCCGGTACCCCAGAATTGACCTTTTCGACATCATATGACAAAAAATCTAGCGAGTATCGCATTAGTATCACCCAAAACCATCCAGCCATATTTAAACATCCCTTAGCTTCATATGGTAAGGCAAAGCTATTGCCGATTCCAATTCAAATATCACTCTACCTTGAAAATGATTTATCCAAACCTATTGGTGAGAAAAAATTACTTTTAACCACGAAATCTAAAACCGTTGCACTACCATCAATGCCAGAATCAGGAGTAATTCCGACTTTTCAGAATGGATTGTATGCACCGGTACTGGTCAAGTATGAATATTCGTTAAACCAACTTAAAACGCTCACAGACCATCAAGATCTAGTAGTAAGTAGAGATGCTATGGAGAGAATATTCACTTTGGCTTGTACACCAGATCCACTTGAGCGTCCTCCAGCCCCCGCATTAGTAACTTGTCTTAGCGATGCGATACATCGCAGCATTGAACGAGCTAGCCATGAAGTAACTCTCTGGGGACATTGTGGTTTTCTTATTGCCCCGATGCATGAATCAGCTTTAATTTTTTCCGCACAGCAATTGTGCGATCCATGTACGATACTTGAGCAAAGAAAAAAAGTTTTACAATTTGTAGCTGCTGAAATATTTGACTCAGCGCTTAAATTATATAGTGCAGTCAATATTCCTATCCCAGTTTCAGAGCAATTTACCATGCGCGCTATTCAATCTCGTGTGCTCAAATCCGTAGTATTACAGTACATAGCCATCCATGACCCGAGCATGGCCGAATCATTAGTTAGGCAGTTGTATCAAAATTCAGAAAGTATGACCGATAAAGTTACTGCGCTGAGCGTATGCACCATGGACGGTGTATCAGAGTCCACGCGCGAAGAGCTTTTTTCGTTATTTATTAATCAATACTCCCATCATGCTCCAGCACGCTATCGCCTGATGCATGTACAAACCCAACGCCACGAGTTTAATCCAAGCACTGATTTTAAAATCATCACCGCTAATCCACAGCTCCATTGGGATGAAAAAAATCCAAGCTGTCTTGAAGCAGTATATGTCAATTTTCATAACGCTAATTTCTCTGCTTTTCATAGTCTAGATAGCAGTGGTTACCAGGCAATATTTTCTTTTGCCGCATACCTTGATGAAAAAAATCCTCAAATGGCAGCCTTGCTATTTCGTCAATGTTTAATCTATCCCAAACTAACAGACCAATGCAAGAGCAAAATAGCTTCAGCGCTAACTGCTGCCTGTTCTGGAAAAAAACTTTCGGTTAATGCAAAAGAAATTATTAGACTTCTCTACGATTTGCAAGTCTAG
- a CDS encoding bifunctional 2-methylcitrate dehydratase/aconitate hydratase — translation MGTNIEINVKAPIDTVIKTIAEYVNSEKNLSADAYQTAQYCLLDTIGCGIMALKFPECTKMLGPVVTGTIVPHGARVPGTSFVLDPIKAAWDIGCIIRWLDFNDTWLAAEWGHPSDNLGAIFALTDYQSRLRRANGHTPLVVKDILTAMIQAHEIQGVLAIKNSFNRVGLDHVLLVRIASAAVSAKLMGASQSEVEAVVAHAFIDGSALRTYRHTPNTMSRKSWAAGDASSRGLNLARIILKGEGSVQSALTAKTWGFQDVLFKGNPIVLDQQLASYVMEHVLFKISFPAEFHAQTAVEAAITLHAEVMSKLNEIDIIRIDTHESAIRIISKSGELNNPADRDHCLQYMVACGLLFGNLTAEHYENHFAAAHPLIDVLRSKMQVSENSQYTKDYLDPTKRSIANALQIFYKDGSSSKNIAVEYPIGHKLRRKEGIPVLLAKFKKAIESHYGAKQSKRILLACEDTKSLSTMPVDQFMDLFIL, via the coding sequence ATGGGAACAAATATAGAAATCAATGTAAAAGCACCTATTGATACGGTCATTAAAACAATTGCTGAGTATGTCAATTCTGAAAAGAATTTGAGCGCCGACGCCTATCAAACTGCTCAATACTGTTTACTCGACACAATCGGTTGCGGAATTATGGCGCTTAAATTTCCTGAATGTACCAAAATGCTCGGACCGGTGGTAACCGGAACAATAGTTCCACATGGTGCGAGAGTACCGGGAACCTCATTTGTTTTAGATCCAATCAAAGCGGCTTGGGATATTGGTTGTATTATTCGTTGGTTGGATTTTAATGATACATGGTTAGCCGCTGAATGGGGTCATCCTTCGGATAATCTTGGCGCAATTTTTGCGCTCACAGATTACCAATCCAGATTACGAAGAGCAAATGGCCATACTCCATTAGTTGTGAAAGATATATTAACCGCAATGATTCAAGCCCATGAGATTCAAGGTGTGTTAGCAATCAAAAACTCATTTAACCGAGTTGGCTTAGACCATGTACTTTTAGTGCGCATTGCCTCAGCTGCAGTAAGCGCTAAACTCATGGGAGCTTCCCAATCAGAGGTAGAGGCAGTAGTCGCACACGCTTTTATTGATGGAAGTGCCTTGCGAACCTATCGCCATACCCCCAATACCATGTCGCGTAAATCATGGGCAGCTGGCGACGCCTCCTCAAGAGGATTAAATCTCGCACGAATTATTCTTAAAGGTGAGGGCTCCGTACAATCTGCCTTAACTGCAAAAACCTGGGGCTTTCAAGATGTGTTATTTAAGGGAAATCCAATCGTTTTAGATCAGCAGTTGGCAAGTTATGTTATGGAACATGTCTTATTTAAAATTTCCTTTCCTGCTGAATTCCATGCCCAAACAGCAGTAGAGGCGGCGATCACGCTTCATGCTGAAGTAATGAGTAAATTAAATGAGATTGATATCATTCGTATTGACACCCATGAATCTGCAATTAGAATTATCTCAAAATCAGGTGAGCTTAACAACCCTGCCGACCGAGACCATTGTTTACAGTACATGGTAGCCTGTGGCCTACTCTTCGGCAATCTCACTGCTGAGCATTATGAAAACCACTTTGCGGCTGCCCATCCTTTAATTGATGTACTGAGAAGTAAAATGCAAGTCTCAGAAAATAGTCAATACACTAAGGACTACCTTGACCCAACCAAACGATCTATTGCCAATGCATTGCAGATCTTTTATAAAGATGGTAGCTCAAGCAAGAATATCGCAGTGGAGTATCCGATCGGACATAAACTAAGACGCAAAGAAGGAATCCCAGTATTACTTGCTAAATTTAAAAAAGCGATTGAATCACATTATGGAGCAAAGCAATCCAAACGCATCTTACTCGCTTGTGAAGATACAAAATCTCTCAGCACCATGCCAGTAGATCAATTTATGGATTTATTTATTCTCTAG
- a CDS encoding citrate/2-methylcitrate synthase, which yields MTESTLTEGLRGVKAAKTDICTVGSEGSNLYYRGYNIEEMVSKGALFEEVVYLLWYNTLPNKQELETFKQDLISKRAIPQALKDLLDKIPGTAAVHPMDVIRIAVDYLGILEPEASGFSNQDEIARRIIAISPGIIGYWYNISHHKKKINEINPTDSLAGHFLHCLFGTMPSAQHTKIINVSLILYAEHEFNASTFVARSCTSTLSDIYSALVGAIGTLRGPLHGGANEMAMAMLEKYKDPDDAEAKLMAALKNKEKVMGFGHAVYKIRDPRSDIIKQFSKELAETNKSMNLYLMSERCEMVMKREKNMFPNADFFHASAYNYMGIATKLFTPIFVLSRYSGWIAHIREQRKDNKLIRPGCEYTGPAPRTWVPLAER from the coding sequence ATGACTGAATCAACTTTAACTGAAGGATTGCGAGGCGTCAAAGCTGCAAAAACTGATATCTGCACCGTTGGGAGTGAAGGATCAAATTTATACTACCGTGGCTACAATATAGAAGAAATGGTATCCAAAGGTGCGTTATTTGAAGAGGTAGTGTATTTACTCTGGTATAACACCTTACCAAATAAACAAGAACTGGAAACATTTAAGCAAGATTTAATCTCAAAACGAGCCATACCACAGGCACTAAAAGATTTATTAGATAAAATTCCTGGCACTGCAGCTGTACACCCTATGGATGTGATAAGGATAGCAGTAGATTATTTAGGAATTTTAGAACCTGAAGCCTCTGGTTTTAGTAATCAAGATGAAATTGCACGCAGAATAATTGCAATATCACCAGGCATCATAGGGTATTGGTACAATATCTCACACCATAAAAAAAAGATCAATGAAATTAATCCCACCGATTCACTGGCTGGGCATTTTTTACATTGTTTGTTTGGTACAATGCCAAGCGCACAACACACTAAAATTATTAATGTCTCACTGATTCTCTATGCAGAACATGAATTTAACGCCTCAACCTTTGTGGCAAGAAGTTGCACCTCAACGCTCTCAGATATTTATTCGGCATTAGTCGGCGCGATTGGTACGCTGCGCGGTCCATTACATGGAGGAGCAAATGAAATGGCAATGGCTATGCTAGAGAAATACAAAGACCCTGACGACGCTGAAGCGAAGTTAATGGCTGCTTTAAAAAATAAGGAAAAGGTTATGGGTTTTGGTCATGCAGTGTATAAGATTAGAGATCCTCGTAGCGATATCATTAAACAGTTTTCCAAAGAATTGGCGGAGACTAACAAGAGTATGAATTTATACTTAATGAGTGAACGATGTGAAATGGTCATGAAGCGAGAGAAGAATATGTTTCCCAATGCTGATTTTTTCCATGCCTCTGCATATAACTATATGGGAATTGCTACTAAGTTATTTACACCAATCTTTGTGCTCTCCCGATATTCAGGCTGGATCGCCCATATCCGAGAACAAAGAAAAGATAATAAATTAATTAGACCCGGTTGCGAATACACTGGCCCTGCGCCAAGAACCTGGGTACCACTTGCAGAGCGATAA
- the prpB gene encoding methylisocitrate lyase, whose protein sequence is MPHFSDLLRTATPLQIVGTINAYSALLAKQAGHRAIYLSGAGVANACFGLPDLAITTMNDVVAEAKKICDRCDLPLLVDIDTGFGGAFNIARTIKEMESAGVSAVHIEDQVSAKRCGHRPNKEMVSQDEMVDRIKSAVDAKNSLYIIARTDALQNETCEQVEERCEAYLAAGADAIFLEAVTDISLYARFSKKLGKPILANITEFGKTPLYPLEQLANQGVAMVLYPLSAFRAMSKAALDIYTTLKEVGTVESKLGAMQTREELYKTLDYYTYEKKLDNLFKKT, encoded by the coding sequence ATGCCTCATTTTAGTGATCTATTAAGAACAGCTACCCCTCTACAGATTGTAGGGACGATTAATGCCTATAGTGCATTATTGGCAAAACAGGCTGGTCATCGAGCAATCTACTTAAGTGGAGCTGGGGTGGCAAATGCATGTTTTGGGTTGCCGGATCTTGCGATCACGACCATGAACGATGTGGTAGCTGAAGCAAAAAAAATTTGTGATCGTTGCGATCTACCATTATTGGTAGATATAGACACGGGTTTTGGTGGGGCTTTTAACATAGCTCGTACCATTAAAGAAATGGAATCCGCTGGAGTAAGTGCAGTTCACATTGAGGACCAAGTCTCGGCAAAACGCTGTGGCCATCGTCCTAACAAGGAAATGGTGAGTCAAGATGAGATGGTGGATAGAATTAAATCTGCAGTTGACGCAAAAAATTCACTCTATATCATTGCCCGCACAGATGCACTGCAAAATGAAACATGCGAGCAAGTTGAAGAGCGATGTGAGGCATACCTTGCCGCTGGTGCTGATGCGATTTTCTTAGAGGCAGTGACTGATATCTCACTCTATGCTCGTTTTAGTAAAAAATTAGGTAAGCCTATTCTTGCCAATATAACCGAATTTGGTAAAACACCTTTATATCCGCTTGAACAGCTTGCGAACCAAGGAGTTGCCATGGTGCTTTACCCTCTATCAGCGTTTCGTGCCATGTCAAAGGCAGCCTTAGATATTTACACTACATTAAAAGAAGTGGGTACGGTTGAGAGTAAACTTGGGGCGATGCAAACAAGGGAAGAGCTTTATAAAACACTAGACTATTACACCTACGAAAAGAAATTGGATAATTTATTTAAAAAAACATAA
- a CDS encoding ATP-binding protein: MLDSITESFIKEIIEEGEKNSVEFKSARTSIDEFDVCKYCCAIANIGGGYFLIGVDDNGAITGSSVWESTYHEMPNKIFNKIKLSVEIKPLIMSDSKKRIIVIVIPSRQKGSAILLDGIRWTRIGSSTTYMDEATLKDIFNETMSEKDYSSEVVAEWTINDLDEEAITVFKTLVEKPSSITIEVLKQYKLITDQGLVTRACLLLIGKKEALDRSGENAEIQCFWHDPISTLYIHRFEIRKPFLLAYEEIWGEVEKRSNTLAFPERQFRRYIKQINEKAFREALYNAFTHRDYTKPSYTRIDIYPDKLTILSPGGFLPDITIETILENKSAHRNKLLGETLQHLKLTERAGTGILKIFSEIAKDGKGLPNFNGSDSRWVELTLPMVVLDSSFVAFIESISNSQSVHLSDRDILELEKIRSYLSLQKKNIRIDSFNKFLAHGFIEKHGKSKDTKYSISSKYYTLSNGMATYSKIKCISRDVKKELIFNFIKGEKKISRKEIIDAFPEVSSFIISNLLNELKKDNKIIFIGTKKSGYWETLPKGASRKNKKELILNHLKKKNKISRKEIISLLPELSEAIISNTLTELKKEQKVKYLGAKKLGYWTLYEKSDT; this comes from the coding sequence ATGCTAGATAGTATCACAGAATCGTTTATTAAAGAGATCATAGAGGAAGGAGAGAAAAACTCTGTTGAGTTTAAATCTGCAAGAACTTCAATTGACGAATTTGATGTATGCAAGTATTGTTGCGCCATTGCAAATATTGGAGGCGGTTATTTTTTAATTGGTGTTGATGATAATGGCGCTATTACAGGCAGTAGTGTCTGGGAGAGCACATACCATGAGATGCCTAATAAAATTTTTAACAAGATAAAGCTATCAGTGGAAATTAAACCATTGATTATGTCTGATTCTAAAAAAAGAATTATTGTGATTGTAATTCCCAGCAGACAGAAAGGCTCCGCCATTCTACTTGATGGAATCCGATGGACAAGAATAGGCTCTTCTACAACTTACATGGATGAGGCTACCCTAAAGGATATATTCAATGAAACTATGAGTGAGAAAGATTACTCTTCAGAGGTAGTAGCTGAATGGACAATCAATGATCTTGACGAAGAAGCAATTACTGTTTTTAAAACATTAGTAGAAAAACCATCATCAATTACAATTGAGGTTTTAAAACAATATAAACTGATAACCGATCAAGGGTTGGTTACTAGAGCATGTTTGTTACTAATAGGAAAAAAAGAGGCGCTTGATAGATCTGGAGAAAATGCTGAGATACAGTGTTTTTGGCATGACCCAATTTCTACATTATATATTCATAGATTTGAAATACGCAAACCATTCCTCTTAGCGTATGAAGAAATTTGGGGTGAGGTAGAAAAAAGAAGTAATACGTTAGCATTTCCAGAACGTCAGTTTAGAAGGTATATAAAACAAATCAATGAAAAAGCCTTCCGTGAAGCTTTGTACAATGCATTTACACACAGAGATTACACTAAACCTTCCTACACTAGAATTGATATTTATCCCGACAAATTAACCATACTAAGTCCTGGTGGTTTTTTGCCAGATATTACCATAGAGACTATTCTTGAAAATAAATCAGCTCACAGAAATAAGTTACTTGGAGAAACTTTACAGCATCTAAAATTAACTGAAAGAGCAGGCACAGGCATTCTTAAAATATTTAGTGAAATTGCAAAAGATGGTAAGGGGCTACCTAATTTCAATGGCTCGGATAGTCGCTGGGTTGAGTTAACCTTACCTATGGTAGTGTTAGATTCAAGTTTTGTAGCTTTTATTGAGTCTATATCTAATAGCCAAAGCGTCCATCTTTCTGATCGTGATATCCTTGAACTAGAAAAAATCAGAAGTTACTTATCATTGCAGAAAAAGAATATAAGAATTGATTCATTTAATAAATTCTTAGCACATGGATTTATTGAAAAACACGGAAAATCAAAAGATACAAAATACTCAATTTCAAGTAAATACTACACTCTCAGCAACGGCATGGCAACGTATTCAAAGATTAAATGTATTTCTCGGGATGTGAAAAAAGAACTTATCTTTAATTTTATAAAAGGGGAGAAAAAAATTAGCAGAAAAGAAATTATTGATGCGTTTCCTGAAGTAAGTAGTTTTATAATATCAAACCTACTAAATGAGCTTAAAAAGGATAATAAAATTATATTTATAGGCACCAAAAAATCAGGTTATTGGGAAACTTTACCGAAAGGCGCTTCTCGCAAGAATAAAAAAGAACTTATTCTCAATCATTTAAAAAAGAAAAATAAAATTAGCAGAAAAGAAATCATTTCTTTACTTCCTGAACTAAGCGAAGCTATAATATCAAACACACTAACTGAGCTTAAAAAAGAACAGAAAGTAAAATATTTAGGTGCCAAGAAACTTGGTTATTGGACACTCTACGAAAAATCAGATACTTGA